TGGCAAATTCAAATGCAATGATAGGAGTTCTAAAACCTTTGTTAAGAGCCGCCTGACTCGGATATACAAAAATCCCAATGAGAGACAGAAACAATGTCAAAAATCCAAAGAAAACAATTATTTTTTTTGTGAACTTCGACCTCATTGCCATACACTCCTTTGAACTATTTCATTTATCAAAAACATAATTGATGTTAAACGGAACATAGTTAAAATTTTTTGGAGCGTTCCCAATCCCATCTATGTTTTCAATTTTCCATTCGTAAGGGTCGGGCTCATCCGGGGTGCGCTAACGCTCCCGTCCGCCAAATAGCGAAGCGGCGGACCAAGCCCTTCTGATCCCTTACGCGGATTTTTTCTTTGACTTCAATTACTGAAAAGCATCTTCCAATGATTTAAATGTTTCTCGGCTAACACCTACAGGCATAAAAAAACCAATTGTATCTACTGATTTTGAAGAACCTCCATAAATCTCAATTGCCACGGAAGTTACAGCCGATTCAGCAATTAAAATTTCTTGGAACTTAGGATAAACTTTCGTTGGTGCTATAAAATAAGATAAAAAATTCTTAAAAGGGAATGAAGCACTGAGTCCATTCATTTTAGGAATCGAAAAAGTTTTGAACTTGGCAGAAACTTGTTTCTTTTGTTCTGCAGAAAGTCCATCCAATCGACAACCTAAAACCGATCTTAATTTAGAAGGTTCTGTATCCGGACTGTCCAAATAAATTGCCAAACTATCACAATCAGTAATCCCGATTGATTCCCAATCTTTCTGAAAACTTTCCCAACTTTTGCCTATATTTTCGTAGGCTCCTTTATGGGTTGAATAATAAATTTCCGTTTGTCCAAAGGATTCACGGCTCACAGCCACTTGTTTAAAACCGCCCATAAATCCGTAGAACGCTAGTCCCAGTAGAATTAACGTTACAATGGTGATTCCAATGTATTTTAATTTTTTCATTTTGTTCTCCCTGATCCAGAAAAAACTTTAGATCATTCCAGGTATTAATTATAGTAAAGTAGTAATTTAGTGCATCAGGAAAAAACTCTCGCTTTTCCATTTCTTTCTGCAACACTTACCCCCGAGGTATACACATGAATTTTATTTTCTCTAATATCAAATGGATCATGCTCGGTTCCGGAATCATTACCTGTTCCATGATCCTTTCCGCCTTACATCCGACCCTTGGACTCACTTTAACATTTGGGGATACATTAAATGGTGATTTGGCTAATATCATCGTTCGTAACTGGGGTGCCCTCATCACAATTACTGGCGGGATGTTGGTATATGGTGCTTACCATGAACCAAATCGTAATTTAATTCTTGTGGTTTCTTCCATTAGCAAAAGTACATTCGTTTTACTCAATTTGATTTATGGACAAACATTCTTTGCAAAGTCTGGGATTGCTCTTGTGTTTGATTCCATCCTTGTGGTTATTTTTGTTTCTTATCTTTTCCTTCAGAAATCAAAGAAATAAAATGATTTGAATTCAAAAAAAAAAAAGAAAAGTTCTTTTGGCTTAATCGAATAGCCTACACCACGAGAGAAACCAACTCAAACCAGAAGAACTTTTTATTTCAAACTATGACTTTAGGTTCAACTAACTCTTTTCGTTTTACAAATCTCCGCATAACGCATACCGCTCTTACGGATTTTCCTACTCATATTCTTATAATCCACTTCGACAAGCCCAAACTTTGGTCCATACCCATCGTTCCATTCTAAATTATCCAAAAACGACCAATAGTAATAACGTTCGACAGACACACCTTCATCGATCAACCGACGAATCTCCGCTAAATGGTCGACAATATACTTTTCTCTTTTTTCATCTTTCTCGTCGGGAATCCCATTTTCTGTAATATAGATGGGAAGTTTATACTCATCCCAAATCCGATGACAAACTTTAGAGAGTCCTTCCGGATAAATCTCCCAACCCAAATCATTTTTGCGAGAATCTGGACAATTCGGATCGACCATGGGAACGGCAAATAGGTTTCCTGGATTGTAACTGGCTTTAAAAAGATGACGAGAGTAATAATTGATTCCAATGAAATCACAAAAGACACCCTTTCCTTCCGGATAACCAAAGCCAACGGGAAAGGATAATTTCCCTTCCACAAAACCTTTTGTTTGAATTTCATGAAATAGATAATCACTTAAAAAACAACCAAGACGTGCCAAAGGATGGGATGTTAGAGGTGCAAAAACAGCCAGATGGTGCGCAAAACCAACCTTAGTTTGTCCTGCAAAACCAGATTCTGTTCGAATTTTATGAATGAGTTTATAGGATTTGAGGTGAGAAAGAATGAGGCGGCGAGTTACTTTTAGATAGGCAGGGATATCACCATGGCTTCCCGGAGGGTATTTACCGTCCACATAACTATCATTAGCAAAAACATTAGGTTCGTTGATGGTGCACCATTCGGAAACAAGATCACCAAATTGTTTCACGGAAAATTCAACAAAGGAAAGGAACTCCTTCACCGCATCCTTTCCTAACCATCCCCCTTTTTTTTGAAACCATTCTGGACAAGAAAAATGATGGAGTGTAACTAAAGGCTGGATCCCCGCTTCCAGAAGAAGCCGAAACTCATCACGATAATGGGCCACTGCTTCCATGGACCATTCCCCTTCGGAGGGTTCGATCCGACTCCATTCAATACTCATCCGATAACATTCTTGATTGAGTTTTGATAAAAGTTTTACATCTTCCACATAACGAGCATAATGATCGGCACCAGTGAAACTGGATTCACCATTCCCAACCTTTCCAGCGAGAGACCAATGATACCAATTATTATTGATATCTCCTCCTTCAATTTGAGTGGCAGCCGTTGCTGAACCTAATAAAAAATCTTTGGGAAGTTCAAAACTTTTTGACATTCCTATCTCCTTTAAGTTTTTCAATTGGAATCTATAACCATTTTATATTATTTTTTTGCCATAGTTTCTTCTAGAAATTGATTCAGAGGGTAAATGGTTCGAAAACTCTGGATCGCATCATCCATAAAATGATTGGATGTTAAATCAGAATTTTTTATCTTTTTTCCCACAGCAAATCCTTTGTATTTCAAAAACTCAATTGCTGGATGGTCTTTGGCAAAACCTTTAGGAGCTGTTTTTAACTTTTCCGCATAAAAGGTGGTTCCAAAATTTTGAACAAATTTTTGATTCTCTATAATTTTTCGAAATGATTTTGTATTGACCAAAATCCTTTCTCTAATTTGTTGTAAGGCCTTGGGTTCCGGTTGGTAACAACCGCCACCGAGTAAAGATCCATCAGGTTCTATATGTAAATAATATCCAGTTCCATCAATCTTTCGATTTCCTCCTCGCATAAAAATCCCGAAATGAGTTTTATAGGGACTTTTATCTTTAGAAAAACGAACATCCTTATAGATTCTAAAAATACAAGATTTAGGATCGACTCCTTTAAGAGTTTTATCAAACTTTTCTATTTCACCTAATAAAGAACCAGTGAGCATGATCAACTCATTTTGAATTTCCTGAAACCTAACTTTGTTTTCTAAAAACCAGTTTCGATTGTTATTTATTTTTAATTCAGAAAGGAATTGTAAAATATTTTTGCCAATTTTCATTACTGATGAATTTCCTATTTGACCATCCTCTCGTCAATTTTGAAACAACTCGTTAGCGTGCGTTACGTTGGAAATCTAAATGATCTTCGTTTGGGAGGTAGTGAAAAACAAGAATGCGTATATATCCTTAGTTATATTTTCGCCGACAAAAGCCGAAGATTGCCCATATTTGTCATTTATTTCTTTACGAAAGTCTCAATCCTGTAAAAAGATGATCCGTAGATGGAATATACATACCAATTACCTAACATTGATGCAGTTGGAGATGCGTGGACATATTTTTGGTTACAACTTCCATACGGAATCCCTGGAATTATATCTCTAGTAGTTGGATTTTTTTTAAGCGCCTTTAGTTTTCGTAGGATTTTTCACACAAAAGGTGAAGATCGAATTTTATCTCTCAATGTTGCCATTTCCTTTTTCGGATACGGAATTCTTGGGCTCGTTCTCTCTCTCAGAGCTTGGATTTTGGATCGTGAACTTCTACTGGTTCTAAACAATTGGCTTTATCTATTCATCATCCTCATTTTACCTTCGAATTTTTACATTTGTTATGCGCTCTCTAGAAAAAAGATATTTTTGTATTATACCTATCTTTGTTGGGTAAGTGTCGCCTTTGGGTATGTGGGACTTTTGCAAGGATTGGGTTTTCATAATGAATGGTTTGATTACCAATTTGGTAAATACCCAAAAGCTACAAATTACATAAAACCTTTTGGAATCATCCCTCTCGTTGGTTACTTTGTTCTGGTATTGCCATTTTTTACCTTCCAATGGAAAATTTTATTAAAACGAATCCATAAATCACTTTTCATTGGTTATAATGTTTTGTTTCTCATGACAATTTCGAATGCACCAGTTTTGCTAGGATACAATGTGTACCCTGGATCCTTTTTTATCTTCATTCCACTCATCTTAATTGCTTACGGTATTTTTCGCTCCGATTTCCTAGATGTAAACGAACTGCTCTTTGATCGGAATGGACTATTTTATATTTTGTTTGGTGTGGTTTCTTTTTCTCTCATCGTGCTCAGTGGAACAGTTGCTTTAGGCCTTAGCCACAGCGCCTATTTAAATGACAATTGGTTTCCTCATGCCCTTCCTCCGACTATATCCTTTTTTGTTGCCATTTTTATGGCCATCATCGTGGCAGGAAGTAACCCACAAGCAAAGATCAACCAGTTATGTGCTTTTTCTTTGATCATCACTGCATTTTATAATTTACAATCCATTCCTACGAAACTGGAACTCAATTATCTAATTTTACTTCGTATATCCCAGGTTAGTTTTCTAATATTTTCTCTTGCTCCGAGTATCTTATCTCGATTTGTGATCAAGGCAATTGGCAGCGAAAGACCTAAATCACTACTTGTTGTCGATTTGTTATCCGTTCTATGTTCATTTTTATCCATCACTCCTTTTTTACATAATGGTTACTACCGTTATGATTATGGAATCATCCACAAAGGTTCTTTCGTTCCTTATCTACTAGGTGTTGCTGGTTTTTTTGCCTTTGTCATTGTGGGCAGAGAGATTCGCAAACGTTGGAAAAAATTACCGAACGAATCCATTGTTGCTTTAGGTTCTGTTTTACTTTCAGGAGTATTTTTATTAACCGCATTTTTTCCATCACATGGATTCAATATCCCTCCCATTTCTGATTATCTATTTATACCCACCACCTTACTCGGATTTGCTGTTTTAAAGTTGGGTGCATTTTCATTACCAGGAAGAACCATTCGATTCAGCCAAAAACTTGCCAATTTGGGTATTTTTTCCATTTTATTTGCCAGTTTACTCCAAATGCCAAAGTTTTTAGAAAAATTAGCATTCGGTGAAAGTCTATTCCATATAACTCTAGTTACGCTACCACTTGTTTTATTTAACTATTTACTTGTTTATGTTTTTGCACGTCCCTTAGCAGAAGAATTAGATAGAAGTTATATCCTTTTGGAAAAAGCCAAAAAGGAAGCGGAACTTGCCGGCGAAGAATCAGAAAAACTATTATTAAACATTCTTCCTAAATCAGTCGCAGAAGAAATCAAAGTCAATGGGTATTGTGAACCAAAATCCTTTGAAGAGGCAACCATCCTTTTTACTGATTTTCGTGGTTTCACAGAAGTTGCCCAAAACATGGAATCAAACGAACTCATCACAGAACTCGATGCATGTTTTACGCAATTTGATGAAATCATTTTTAGAAACCAATTGGAAAAACTCAAAACGATTGGTGACTCTTATATGTGTGCTGGTGGTTTACCAGACCCAAACTACACACACCCAATTGATGCTTGTTTGGCGGCACTTGAAATCAGATCCTTTATGGACCAAATGAAAGATATCAAATCCCAGTTAGACCTTCCTTATTGGGAACTTAGAATTGGAATTCATACCGGTTCCGTGATTGCTGGTGTTGTGGGACGATTTAAATTTGCCTATGACATTTGGGGGAGTAGTGTCAACACCGCATCCCGAATGGAAAGTTCCGGAATTGTTGGCGAAATCAATATCTCACAATCTACGTACGACAAAGTTCGGTTTTTATTCCATTGTGATCACAGAGGTAAGATCGTCGATAAAAATGGAGAGAAACATGATATGTATCTTTTGAAACAGATCAAATCTAAGTTTTCCAAAGATGGACTTGTTCCCAACGAACTGTTTTGGTCGATTTATCAAAAAGTCAAACAAGGCAGTAAAATTGTTTTAAAATCAAAATTAGAACCAGAAAGTATCACTTAAGTTTCTGGATCACTTCCAAACATAATTCAACCAAACAAAAACTATGCCTTTTCTAAAATCTAAAATGCCATTTTTCAACCGAATCCAATGGCAAACACTCCATACAATTTGGAAATCTCTCTGTGCCAAAGAAGTAATTCCTTTTTTATTTTATTTCCTTAAGGAACGATTCCGTTTGCATCGATCTACCTTTGGAAAGGAATGGAAAACGAAAAGACCTACCAATCCAAACCAAATAAATCCAATCGATTTGATCGCATTTTACATTGCTTACAAAGAAGTGACAAGCCATGAACGAGCCCTTCTTCTATTGTTAAAGATTTTGAAACAACAATCTGCAGGAGTCTTTTTGGAAATGGTAGAGGTATTTCGCAGGTATGGGATAAAGATTTTGTAGGTGGGGGATTTTTCCTGCTCACGCGGACATCCTAGCCAAGATTCGCAAACACCGCATTCCTTGCTCCGCTTCCATCAGAAAAGCATTCTGACTTGGGTTACTAATGGAATTTCTAAATCATTCCCCAGACATAAAAAAAGCCTCCGATCTTTCGACCAAAGGCTTCTCCCAACATTTGTATACGACATGTAAATAAGCAAACAATGCTATTGTCTAGATTTGCATGTTAAGCACATGCAAATTGTAATATGGTCAAGCTCTGGCGATTCGTATCACTTGGCTGATCCAGCGCTTCGCGACTGAACTTATACCTGTGACCTATCAACCAAGTCGTCTGCCTGGACTACAACAGGTGCGATCTTATCTTCAGGTGGGCTTCCCACTTATATGCTTTCAGCGGTTATCCCGACCGAACACAGGAGCCATGCCACTGGTGTGGCAACAGATGCACAGTGTCCCTTCGGGTCAGACGCTGGGCCGCCAAACTCGCATTCTCGCTCCCTATGGGTCGCTGCGAATGGTTCGACCAACCCAGTCCTCTGACTTGATTTTAAAGATAAGGGCGTTCCCGATGGGATTTCTATATCATTGATTGAAAGTTTAATGGTCGGGCTCTCCCTCGACGAGGGCGCTCGGTCGATCCCTAA
This sequence is a window from Leptospira kanakyensis. Protein-coding genes within it:
- a CDS encoding glycoside hydrolase family 1 protein, which codes for MSKSFELPKDFLLGSATAATQIEGGDINNNWYHWSLAGKVGNGESSFTGADHYARYVEDVKLLSKLNQECYRMSIEWSRIEPSEGEWSMEAVAHYRDEFRLLLEAGIQPLVTLHHFSCPEWFQKKGGWLGKDAVKEFLSFVEFSVKQFGDLVSEWCTINEPNVFANDSYVDGKYPPGSHGDIPAYLKVTRRLILSHLKSYKLIHKIRTESGFAGQTKVGFAHHLAVFAPLTSHPLARLGCFLSDYLFHEIQTKGFVEGKLSFPVGFGYPEGKGVFCDFIGINYYSRHLFKASYNPGNLFAVPMVDPNCPDSRKNDLGWEIYPEGLSKVCHRIWDEYKLPIYITENGIPDEKDEKREKYIVDHLAEIRRLIDEGVSVERYYYWSFLDNLEWNDGYGPKFGLVEVDYKNMSRKIRKSGMRYAEICKTKRVS
- a CDS encoding DUF2461 domain-containing protein; this encodes MKIGKNILQFLSELKINNNRNWFLENKVRFQEIQNELIMLTGSLLGEIEKFDKTLKGVDPKSCIFRIYKDVRFSKDKSPYKTHFGIFMRGGNRKIDGTGYYLHIEPDGSLLGGGCYQPEPKALQQIRERILVNTKSFRKIIENQKFVQNFGTTFYAEKLKTAPKGFAKDHPAIEFLKYKGFAVGKKIKNSDLTSNHFMDDAIQSFRTIYPLNQFLEETMAKK
- a CDS encoding adenylate/guanylate cyclase domain-containing protein, translated to MEYTYQLPNIDAVGDAWTYFWLQLPYGIPGIISLVVGFFLSAFSFRRIFHTKGEDRILSLNVAISFFGYGILGLVLSLRAWILDRELLLVLNNWLYLFIILILPSNFYICYALSRKKIFLYYTYLCWVSVAFGYVGLLQGLGFHNEWFDYQFGKYPKATNYIKPFGIIPLVGYFVLVLPFFTFQWKILLKRIHKSLFIGYNVLFLMTISNAPVLLGYNVYPGSFFIFIPLILIAYGIFRSDFLDVNELLFDRNGLFYILFGVVSFSLIVLSGTVALGLSHSAYLNDNWFPHALPPTISFFVAIFMAIIVAGSNPQAKINQLCAFSLIITAFYNLQSIPTKLELNYLILLRISQVSFLIFSLAPSILSRFVIKAIGSERPKSLLVVDLLSVLCSFLSITPFLHNGYYRYDYGIIHKGSFVPYLLGVAGFFAFVIVGREIRKRWKKLPNESIVALGSVLLSGVFLLTAFFPSHGFNIPPISDYLFIPTTLLGFAVLKLGAFSLPGRTIRFSQKLANLGIFSILFASLLQMPKFLEKLAFGESLFHITLVTLPLVLFNYLLVYVFARPLAEELDRSYILLEKAKKEAELAGEESEKLLLNILPKSVAEEIKVNGYCEPKSFEEATILFTDFRGFTEVAQNMESNELITELDACFTQFDEIIFRNQLEKLKTIGDSYMCAGGLPDPNYTHPIDACLAALEIRSFMDQMKDIKSQLDLPYWELRIGIHTGSVIAGVVGRFKFAYDIWGSSVNTASRMESSGIVGEINISQSTYDKVRFLFHCDHRGKIVDKNGEKHDMYLLKQIKSKFSKDGLVPNELFWSIYQKVKQGSKIVLKSKLEPESIT